GGAATAAAAAATGACATATCCTTGAATCTAACAGTCATTAACCCATAACCATAATAAATCCCATCCATGAACTTGTTTTTTCCAATCATAGAGAGATAAGTATTATTAGACACAAGTTTGCCTTTTATAAAAGCATCCTGAAATAAAAACAAATCTTCTGTGGTAGAAATAATTCCACCGCCAGCCCAGTCGGCACTGATACTTTTGAAATTTGTGACATCCGTATTTCCTAACATCATAGTTGATATGGGTAATTTAGATTTGTCGCTCGGTTCACTTCTTAGATACATATAGGAATTTTTCATGCCTAGTCGGTTAAATATTTTTTCTTGAATGTATTGTTCGAAACTTATGCCGGATATTTTTTCGATAATTAATCCAAGCAGAATATAGCCAGTATCGGAATAATGAAATTTACCTCCCGGAGCCGCTACAGGTTTTTGATTTTTTCGTGTAAAATCTAATAAATCCAATGGTTTCCAGAATCGGTCTGGTTCTTTTATGAGTTCTTGTATAACTGCTTTTTGTTCCTTGTCCGTACTCTCAAAATAATCCGCAATTCCAGATGTATGGGAAAGTAATTGGGAAACAGTTACTTTATTCGAGTGGTCAATACCTTCGTAAACAAAAAGATCTTTGAGTAAGTCAGCACCTAGTATTTTTTGTACCGGTTCGTCTAACGATAATTTCCCACTTTCAATGAGTTGATAAATTAAAACCGAAGTAAAAATTTTCCCTATGCTAGCAATATGGAAAGGTTGATTTGGTATTATTTTGCGTTTTTCGTTATTTGATTCGATAAAACCTACAGAAGATGTTAAATGAATTTTAAGAGAGTCTGAGTGGACAAGCAGAGTAGCCGCTTTGCTATGTTTAGAGTTTTTAAATGCCTTTTGAAATATTTCTTCGATTTTTGTTTCCCCTTCTTTGGTCGAAGTGATGTTACAGTGGAGACTAAAAAGCATTACACTTAGGATTATAATTTTTAAAAACCAATATTTCATTTTAAATTCCTTTATTTCCAAGATTTTTAGCTACGTTCAAAAAAAAATCGATTCTAGACTGAGGTGCCTTTCGAACAGGACCGAGAAGAGTTGACTTAACGGGGCTAATACCGCTAAACTCTAAAGTGCCTTTCTTTAATGCATTCAGTCCGGGTGCTTTAGCAAACCATTTGTAATACCATGGAGGAGAGTCCATTGTAATAATAATTCGTGCCGTTTTATTTTTTAGAAGTTTTTCGGGTAATGGTAATTTGGCTCTGTATTTGAATGCGAAACCGGGTAAAAAAGTTCTGTCGATAAATCCTTTTAAGAGTGCCGGCATCGAACTCCACCAATTTGGAAATACGAAAACTAGATGATCTGCTTCTGTGATATATTGTTGAGCCAGAATTAAATCTGGTTCTAATTTCTGTTCGGATTTATATGCAACATGAAGCGTAAGATCAAATTTGAGTTCATTTAAATCCATTAGTCTGATTGAATAACCGGATTTTTCCGCTTCCTCGTAATACGCCTTCGCGATCGATGAGCATAATGACTCTTTGCCGGGATGCCCTTGTATAATTAATATTTTTTTCATTGTTTTTCTCGGTAGTTCAATTGAATCGTTAAGTTTGTTTCTGATTTATTCATCTGAATAGATGTATCTTTGAGTCCAAGTAGACCAAATGATCCATTGAAATCATTGGAAAACCTGTACCCTTCCGTCGTTTGAATGTTCATTGCATCGAATAAAATAAACAATGCTAAAGTCAAAATAGTTTTCTTCATTGTGATCTCCTTATAATTTTGATTCAATTGTTTTAATCGTTTCTTCTAGCCATTCTAAATACATTTTCTCATAAAGCTCTCCCATTCGACGAGTTGCCTCCCAGAGAATCGCATCCCTTTTGAAATTAGGATTTTGAGTAGCTGAATCTGAAATAACTTTTGCGGTTACGTTGCTGTATGTGTTCAATTGCCCGATATGCAATTTTTTTTGTAAATGAAGTTCATTTAGAATGTCTTTTTTATCAAGAGTTGCAGAAAAGAATAGTTTGAGAAGTAATTCATCTTTATTTTGCGGAATCTGGTTTAAAGGTTTTTCTAACCAAGCGCGTAAGTCTTGTATGCCGGTCTTTGTAATCGTATAACGTTTGCGATCTGGTTTGTCTTCTTGGTTTTCAATTTCTGATTTTACTTCTTTTGCTTTTTCGAGACTCTTTAAGGTCATGTAAATCTGGCTGAGTTTGGAATGCCAAAAAAAACTAGTCGACCCGTCCATTGTTTGTTTTAATTCGTAACCAAACATGGGTTTGTAATTCAAATAACCTAAAATTGCATACTTTAACACGGGAAATCCTTTTCTTTTGAGTAACTCACCTTACGCGCAAGCGCGTTGAAGTGAGAGATTGGGGCAATCAGCGACACTTCGACGATCGCTCAGTGCATCGCTTGGGCTGCCGCCCAAACCTGCTTATTCATTGATTCATTAGCTTTATCTAATATTCTCAAGATTTTCCTTTTTTCCATAAATTACCAATTTTGCGTAAGGTGTGTGAGAAATTGATTTTTGGAGATATGTAATATTTTATATATAAATATTTATATATAAGTGTCAATCGTTTTTTTATCTGAAAATGGAATAAAATACAAAAGTCAAATTGAATTTCGTTTGGAAGTATGAATCTGTTGAGGCATAGCTAATAGAATAAGTATTCCAGCACACTCAGTGACCATCTTAATGCGACAGCATTAAGCGATGAACGGAAAGTCCAGTATTCTGTTTCGACCTATTGTTGTGATAACAATAATGGGTTTGTGTGAGTGGAGCATCATTAGAATAGAAATATCATCCACGCCACATAGGGGCTATTTATATATTGCCGCAACTTTAATAATACAAGTCCATTTTTATTTATTTAGCCTACATATTAACTAAAAAGTGGTAGAGAATAAAATCTTAACTTTTAAGAATAATATTTGAATATATATTGAATTTTTTGTTAATGGTGTCATATTATTGGAATGTGACGAATAGTACCTGGAGAAAAGCGATGTTAGGATTTTCATTGAAGTTAAAGCTGACTTTTGTTTTTTTTACAGCTACATTATTCATTGCTGCTCTTAGTTTTTACTCCTATCGACACATAACTATACTCCCCGAAAACAGACCTATTTTTATTTTCTTATTGTTCGGTTGCTGTTTTTTCTTAACAGCTTTGTTTAGTGTAATCATTCTCCTTACCCAACGAAATTTAATTCAAAAGGAATTAAATCCTCAAAACTCCAAACTCCAGGATTTGAATACTGCCTTTAATCAAGCTCAAAAATTAAGCCATGTTGGCAGTTGGCAGTGGAATATGGCAACAGACGAAGCCGAATGGTCTGATGAAATGTACAATATTTATGGAGTAACAAAGGAAAATTTTTATCCTTCGAATGAGAATGTAGCTAAGACCGTTTTACCCGAAGATTTGAATAAAATAAAACAAGGTGTTGAATCGTTGTTGAATGATAAATTATTTGCTCCTTTTGAATTTAGAATAAAACGCCCATCAGGTGAAATCAGAAATTTATTTATCGTAGCTTTAGAAAAAAAATCTAAAGATATTCTATTCGGAGTTACTAAAGATATCACGGAACAAAAGAAAGCGGAGTCTGCCTTAAAGGAGAGCGAAGAACGACAAAGGTTAGTCGCCAACGCCACATTAGACGCATATTACGATTGGGATATGCTTTCCGACAGTGTGTGGCGAAATGATGGTTTTTTGAATGCATTCGGTAAACCAAACGAAAACGAACAGAATTCTAATTGGTGGTCGGAACGTATTCACACAGATGATTTAGAAGCAGTTACACAAAGCATTCAAGCAGCAATCAAAGAAAGAAAGTCTCTTTGGCAATTTGAATATCGTTTTAGAAATTCAAACTTGGAATACCGTTATCTATTTGATCGCGGACTGCTTCATTATGATAACAACGGGAAACCGATTCGTTTTATTGGTGCAATGACTGATTTTACCGAACGCAAACAGACCGAGCAGAAACTAACGTTAATGGCAGATCAGCTTAAAGCTGCGCAGAAATTGGCAAAAATCGGAAGTTGGGAAACAGACCTGACAAATCTTGCGGCTTCTTGGTCTCAGGAAACCTATCGGATTTTCGAATTGAATGATGATAGTTTCAAAGTTTCCCATCAAACCTTTCTCGAATTTGTTCATCCCGATGATCGGGTAAGAGTAGACAATGCTATAAAAAAATCTCTCGATAAGGATTTTGACAATTCAATTGAACATCGAATCATTACTTCTAAGGGGAATATCAGGGATGTAGAAGAACGATGGAAAATCATAAAAGATTTTGAAGGAAAACCTGTGCGAGTAGTCGGAACTTGTCAAGACATCACCGAAAAAAAACATACAGAACAAGAACTCATGAAAGCAAAAAAATTAGCAGAAGCGGCTAACGAAGCGAAATCGGACTTCTTGGCGAATATGAGTCATGAAATTCGAACACCACTCAATAGCGTTATTGGATTTACTGATTTAGTATTGAAAACTAATTTAGAACCCGACCAAAAACTTTATTTAAATACAGTTTATCAATCTGCAAACTTCCTTCTTACAATAGTGAATGATATTTTAGATTTCTCTAAAATTGAAGCAGGAAAATTAACTCTTAAAATGGACAAGGTTAATGTTTTTTCCATAGCGGAGCAATCCGCAGATGTAATTAAATACAAAGCTCAGGAAAAAGGAATTGATATAGTAATCAATGTAGATAAAGACATTCCGATTATTCGGGCTGACTCGATTCGACTCCGGCAAATCATGCTTAACCTCTTAAGTAACTCTATAAAGTTTACGTACGAGGGAAAAATTGAAATAAACATTGAACTCAGAAAAATAATTTCTGATAAAAATGAAATACCAGAAGAAGCGGAGTTACTTTTTTCCGTCCGAGATACGGGCATTGGAATATCCAAAGAAAATTTAGAATTTATATTTGAATCATTCGCACAGGTGGATACTTCGACTAACCGCAAGTATGGTGGGACGGGTCTTGGTTTAACCATTTCCAATAAGTTACTCGCTTTAATGGATACAAAGTTGGAATTAGAAACGGAATTAGGAAAAGGAAGTAATTTCTTTTTTTTACTCAAAGCAAAAATTGAATCAGAAGATTCCAGACTAATCGAAAATACTCAAACAGAAGAAATTATAAATCCGAAGGAATTATTTATATTCCCAAAAAAAATCTGCATTCTGATTGTGGATGATGATGTTATAAATAGGTTTCTTGCCAATACATTAGTAAAAAAAATTCTACCGGATGCGGACATTGTAGAAGCCGAAAACGGAATAGACGCCATCGAAAAATTTAAAACAAATAAAATAGACTTAATCCTTATGGATATTCAAATGCCAGAAATGAATGGGCACGAAGCTACAAAAGAAATTAGAAAAATCAAAACGAATACCAAAGTCCCTATCATTGCCATAACAGCCGGCATAAAAGTTGGGGATAAGGAAAAATGCCTCGAAGAAGGAATGGATGGATATGTCGTAAAACCAATAAAAAAAGAAATAATAGAAGAAATACTTTATAAATGGTTGGGGTAAATACGAAGTTAACCCTTATCCTCTAAATCTTTTAATTCTTTTCTGGATCAAAGACGAAGCCAATAAAATTTCGAACACAAACTTCATTGTAGACGGAATGTTCAAACCGTTCGCCGTGAGAGATGGAAAACTCATCACCGGGCAACAACAATATTCTGGTGCTGCAGCGGCAAAGCTTGTGATTGAAGCCTTAGGCGTGTAATATTATTTGACACAGAGTCAAATATATATAGAAATTGCAGGAGAGATACTCATACTGAACGTCATAAGAAATTACATATTTCTGAATAAAAAAAATGCGTTCGGTTCTACCAAACAATACTCCAAATAATTTCCGAAGGGGTAATTACTTTAGGTGTTGGGTATATAAAAAAAAATAAAACTATGATTGGAGACAAAATGAAAATAGGAATTATCGGAACAGGAAACGTGGGTGGTGCTCTCGCAACAAAATGGGCTAAGGCGGGACATGAAATTTTTCTAGGTGTGCAAGATATAAATAACTTTAAAGGCAAAGAACTATTAGCCAATCAAAAGACTATTGCTCACTCGGTTGAAGATGCGGTAAAAAATTCGGAGATCATTTTAATTGCGACTCCTGCTCCAGCGGCAGTTGAAGTTGCAAAGTCTCTTGGTGACACAACAGGAAAAATAATCATCGATGCAATGAATATAGTAATGGGTAGAGGGCCTGCCGGATTTTCAAATACGGCAGACGCAATCTTAGCCAATACGCAAACCAAAGATGTAGTAAAATGTTTTAATACGACTGGATTTAACAATATGGAAGATCCTATTTACGGGAATACTTCTCTAGATTTATTCATGGCGGGCGATAGTGTAAAAGGAAAAGAGGTTACTCGTAAGTTAGCTCTTGATGCCGGTTTTAGTGAATGTTACAGTGTTGGAGGAAATGACAAATTCCAGCTTATGGAACAATTTGCGTTTTTCTGGATCAATCTTGCTATGATGCAAGGACAAGGTAGAGATATCGGCTTCAAACTTTTAAAGAGATAATTATGAGTGTAAAAGGAAGTTTCAGCCCCATCAAAAAAAGGGGTTATGTCCAAAACCTAGTGACTAACGTTTCACGAAACTACTAGGTTAGAGCCAGTAGACGGGTACCTGTATTAGTGAAAGCAGATTTGTTCGTATCTATATCTAGACTCGAAGTATTCCGTGATTGCTATTATCTTTTCGACGGAGAAAATGGATACTTTGCACTTAGAACAAGTCGAAGTGACTTTATACAAAAGACTCAATGGAATTACAGTTGATTTTTTCAATAAGTTTAAAATAGTTTTTATAAATGCGATAGCCGCTATAATTATAATTTTCCATTTACGCACAAATTGTAATCTATCTATGCCAAACAAAAAAGTAAATACCTATATAAAATGAAAATAACGGTTAACAGTTAGAAAAACCTACAAAACGGTTTAATTTCTTCGTTTAAAACAGCATGGATAGGTATACGCGTATTGGTATAATCATTATTGCACACTGTTCTACAATAGGATTTTAGTCAATGGGAATAAGTATGATTAATATCATACTCTTTATGACTGACGATTTTAAAAACCCGTTGACTTATTTTTTAAAAATGAGAGAACTTCTAGTATGATAACCCGCAGAGAATTTATAAAAATTGGAATGAGTGTTACCGCAGCAGCAGCTGCTATTACTTTTAAGGGGATTCCATTCAGTAAAATTTCTTCCGTACTCGCAAAAGAACCGAAGGACACAGGTACTCGTAAAGTTGCCACTTTTTGCGAAATTTGTTTTTGGAAGTGTGGAATGGTAGCAACGGTCGAAAATGGAACTATTACTAAAGTAGAGGGTAATCCAAGTCATCCACTATCGAACGGGCGACTTTGCCCGAGGGGAGCAAGCGCTCTTGGGATTGTATACGATAAAGATAGATTGAAAAAACCACTTATCCGAGAAAAAACAATGGATGGATCTCAAAGATTCAGAGAAGTGGAATGGGATGAAGCACTTGATTATACCGCTAAAAAGTTGCAAACTATCATTGATACTCACGGAGCGGATAAAATAGCGTTATTCTCTCACGGACATGGCGGAAGTTTTTTTAAAACCCTACTAGCTGGAATGGGAAGCAAAATGGCAACTGCTCCTTCGGATGCACAGTGCAGAGGACCAAGGGATGTGGGATTCAAATTGACCTTCGGTTCAGAAGTAGGAAATCCAGAAGCACTCGATATTCCAAACTCAAATTGCATCGCCTTTTTAGGTTCTCACTTAGGGGAAAACATGCATAATACTCCCGTTCAGGATTTGAGTGTCGCGATTGATAGAGGAGCATCTCTTATTACAGTTGATCCACGATTTTCTACAGTAGCGGGTAAGTCTGATTATTGGTTACCGATTAAACCGGGAACGGATATAGCACTCTTACTTGCTTGGATGCATGTATTAATACAGGAAGGAATTTACCAAAAGGACTATATCGCAAAAAACGCAATTGGTTTTGAAGAATTAAAAAAACACGTTCAAGATAAAACGCCAGAGTGGGCTTATGCAATTACTGGCATTGAGCCAGATGTAATTTACAAAACAGCAAGATTACTTGCCAAAAATGCGCCAGCTTCTCTCGTTCACCCGGGTCGTCACGTAGTTTGGTATGGAAATGATACACAAAGAAGTAGAGCCATAGCGATAGTAAACGCTCTCCTTGGAAATTGGGGCAAAAAAGGCGGATTTTATTTACCTGTCAAATATCCTATGAAAGACATGCCTCTTCCTGATTTTCCAGAACAGAAAAAGTATCACTTTCCGGAAAATATGAGTTATCCGCTCGCTTCCTTTATTCCATCGCAAGAAGTTGTTCGCGCTTCGATTCCAGGAGAAAATGGAATCAAAGAGGGAGAACAGATTCGCAGTTGGATTGTTTACGGATGTAACGTTCCACTTACTATGCCAAACCCGCCGATGGTGATGAAAGCAATGCAAAACTTAGACCTACTTGTGGCTATTGATATTATGCCGGCAGAGATTACTGGATGGGCTGATGTTGTATTACCGGAGTGTTCTTTTATGGAAAGATTCGACGATTTAGATGCAAGACCAAACAGTACTCCGTTTGTGGCTATTCGTCAACCTGTGATTAATCCAAT
This sequence is a window from Leptospiraceae bacterium. Protein-coding genes within it:
- a CDS encoding NAD(P)H-dependent oxidoreductase, producing the protein MKKILIIQGHPGKESLCSSIAKAYYEEAEKSGYSIRLMDLNELKFDLTLHVAYKSEQKLEPDLILAQQYITEADHLVFVFPNWWSSMPALLKGFIDRTFLPGFAFKYRAKLPLPEKLLKNKTARIIITMDSPPWYYKWFAKAPGLNALKKGTLEFSGISPVKSTLLGPVRKAPQSRIDFFLNVAKNLGNKGI
- a CDS encoding beta-lactamase family protein; amino-acid sequence: MKYWFLKIIILSVMLFSLHCNITSTKEGETKIEEIFQKAFKNSKHSKAATLLVHSDSLKIHLTSSVGFIESNNEKRKIIPNQPFHIASIGKIFTSVLIYQLIESGKLSLDEPVQKILGADLLKDLFVYEGIDHSNKVTVSQLLSHTSGIADYFESTDKEQKAVIQELIKEPDRFWKPLDLLDFTRKNQKPVAAPGGKFHYSDTGYILLGLIIEKISGISFEQYIQEKIFNRLGMKNSYMYLRSEPSDKSKLPISTMMLGNTDVTNFKSISADWAGGGIISTTEDLFLFQDAFIKGKLVSNNTYLSMIGKNKFMDGIYYGYGLMTVRFKDMSFFIPQTPDLHGHSGLLGTVLFYSPDYDAHIIANLGSTDDVGDSFEMMIWIMQTLKEIKNLQKK
- a CDS encoding PAS domain-containing protein, whose protein sequence is MLGFSLKLKLTFVFFTATLFIAALSFYSYRHITILPENRPIFIFLLFGCCFFLTALFSVIILLTQRNLIQKELNPQNSKLQDLNTAFNQAQKLSHVGSWQWNMATDEAEWSDEMYNIYGVTKENFYPSNENVAKTVLPEDLNKIKQGVESLLNDKLFAPFEFRIKRPSGEIRNLFIVALEKKSKDILFGVTKDITEQKKAESALKESEERQRLVANATLDAYYDWDMLSDSVWRNDGFLNAFGKPNENEQNSNWWSERIHTDDLEAVTQSIQAAIKERKSLWQFEYRFRNSNLEYRYLFDRGLLHYDNNGKPIRFIGAMTDFTERKQTEQKLTLMADQLKAAQKLAKIGSWETDLTNLAASWSQETYRIFELNDDSFKVSHQTFLEFVHPDDRVRVDNAIKKSLDKDFDNSIEHRIITSKGNIRDVEERWKIIKDFEGKPVRVVGTCQDITEKKHTEQELMKAKKLAEAANEAKSDFLANMSHEIRTPLNSVIGFTDLVLKTNLEPDQKLYLNTVYQSANFLLTIVNDILDFSKIEAGKLTLKMDKVNVFSIAEQSADVIKYKAQEKGIDIVINVDKDIPIIRADSIRLRQIMLNLLSNSIKFTYEGKIEINIELRKIISDKNEIPEEAELLFSVRDTGIGISKENLEFIFESFAQVDTSTNRKYGGTGLGLTISNKLLALMDTKLELETELGKGSNFFFLLKAKIESEDSRLIENTQTEEIINPKELFIFPKKICILIVDDDVINRFLANTLVKKILPDADIVEAENGIDAIEKFKTNKIDLILMDIQMPEMNGHEATKEIRKIKTNTKVPIIAITAGIKVGDKEKCLEEGMDGYVVKPIKKEIIEEILYKWLG
- a CDS encoding molybdopterin-dependent oxidoreductase translates to MITRREFIKIGMSVTAAAAAITFKGIPFSKISSVLAKEPKDTGTRKVATFCEICFWKCGMVATVENGTITKVEGNPSHPLSNGRLCPRGASALGIVYDKDRLKKPLIREKTMDGSQRFREVEWDEALDYTAKKLQTIIDTHGADKIALFSHGHGGSFFKTLLAGMGSKMATAPSDAQCRGPRDVGFKLTFGSEVGNPEALDIPNSNCIAFLGSHLGENMHNTPVQDLSVAIDRGASLITVDPRFSTVAGKSDYWLPIKPGTDIALLLAWMHVLIQEGIYQKDYIAKNAIGFEELKKHVQDKTPEWAYAITGIEPDVIYKTARLLAKNAPASLVHPGRHVVWYGNDTQRSRAIAIVNALLGNWGKKGGFYLPVKYPMKDMPLPDFPEQKKYHFPENMSYPLASFIPSQEVVRASIPGENGIKEGEQIRSWIVYGCNVPLTMPNPPMVMKAMQNLDLLVAIDIMPAEITGWADVVLPECSFMERFDDLDARPNSTPFVAIRQPVINPMYATKPAWWIAKNLAKRINVGGANLEKYFPFGEVEEYLKQKAKVSGIDYTLLKEKGCLTKKPDTIYDSSDKMTFNTPSKKIELYSKNLKDMGFDPIPEHTQPEEPPTGYFRLLFGRHPVHTFSRTTNNKVALEIFPENEVWIDIEMAKIFKLKQGAYVVLENQDGVKSNRVKVKITNRIRQDCVYMVHGFGRSDKRLTNSYLKGASDSDLVTKYIVDPIMGGTGMNVNFVTILRS
- a CDS encoding PadR family transcriptional regulator, which codes for MLKYAILGYLNYKPMFGYELKQTMDGSTSFFWHSKLSQIYMTLKSLEKAKEVKSEIENQEDKPDRKRYTITKTGIQDLRAWLEKPLNQIPQNKDELLLKLFFSATLDKKDILNELHLQKKLHIGQLNTYSNVTAKVISDSATQNPNFKRDAILWEATRRMGELYEKMYLEWLEETIKTIESKL
- a CDS encoding NAD(P)-binding domain-containing protein, translated to MKIGIIGTGNVGGALATKWAKAGHEIFLGVQDINNFKGKELLANQKTIAHSVEDAVKNSEIILIATPAPAAVEVAKSLGDTTGKIIIDAMNIVMGRGPAGFSNTADAILANTQTKDVVKCFNTTGFNNMEDPIYGNTSLDLFMAGDSVKGKEVTRKLALDAGFSECYSVGGNDKFQLMEQFAFFWINLAMMQGQGRDIGFKLLKR